The Thalassoroseus pseudoceratinae genome has a segment encoding these proteins:
- a CDS encoding outer membrane protein assembly factor BamB family protein: MKPRSCNRFLITCLAVMTVGVSSVTPLSLSAGEPWDAAEMDWPHWRGPEMNGISREKNLPTTWQPGGENVVWEREDLASRSTPVVMDGLLYTIVRDKPGTKLEGEKVICVDAATGKTKWESIFNVFLSDVPDTRVGWSSVIADPETNKVFALGVCGYFQCLDAKTGETLWSHSLSEEYGLLSTYGGRTNFPMTYKNLVIISAIVIGYGDMAKPAHRFVAFDQRNGQPVWFEGTSLLPEDTTYSSPVLTSFNGEAAMVFASGDGGVHAFQPETGKNIWTYNVSARGINTTPVIAGNTVICGHSEENLDTTKMGALFAIDGLKKGDITKSGEIWRQTEWFVGKSTPIVVDGRVYACEDTGTMIIADIETGKKIDEVRLGGPMRSSPIYADGKIYLLTENGRWWVFKPSEDGVETVERARLRIGESYGSPIVSHGRIYIPTTYGLYCIASADAEPEADPRPEPPAITPVGEDDQPATAAVVPVESVLRPGQKQQFQVRLFNERGQYLGLADKDNPAKFTLEGKGKIASDGQTYVAPSSNDVTAATVVATIGDVKADARVRTFPPFPWKYTFDDGVIPEPWVGVRYRHIVIDFNLFRELNQIDPQTAQLYLALMTSFTNGNPKKAVYDDSTPRKTWTDFVAFLGIGQSAGSVEEASKTLGPALQTLKDKGVISGSKFDRWEKKFGAATLSGVRLSVDRGPRKIEGNGVMMKISTIPKGQRSQGWIGPIDHANYTIEADVMGAAKAGKLPDVGLIAQRYTIDLMGASQQLQIRTWPPQLRMAKTMPFEWKADTWYTMKLQSSVEGDKAVLRGKVWERDQPEPKDWMLEAVDESPNVIGSPGVFGNAKDSEVFYDRIQVYANEE, from the coding sequence ATGAAACCAAGAAGCTGCAACCGATTTCTGATTACTTGCTTGGCGGTGATGACCGTCGGCGTGTCGTCAGTGACTCCGCTTTCGCTCTCGGCAGGCGAACCGTGGGATGCCGCCGAGATGGATTGGCCTCACTGGCGTGGTCCCGAGATGAATGGTATTTCTCGGGAAAAAAATCTTCCCACCACTTGGCAACCCGGCGGTGAAAACGTCGTGTGGGAACGCGAAGACTTGGCCAGCCGATCGACCCCGGTCGTCATGGACGGCTTGCTCTACACGATCGTTCGTGACAAACCCGGTACGAAGCTCGAAGGCGAGAAAGTCATTTGTGTTGACGCCGCCACCGGCAAAACCAAATGGGAAAGCATCTTCAACGTCTTTCTCTCCGATGTCCCCGACACTCGCGTGGGTTGGTCAAGCGTCATCGCCGACCCGGAAACCAACAAAGTGTTCGCCCTGGGTGTGTGCGGTTACTTCCAATGCCTCGACGCCAAAACCGGCGAGACGCTTTGGTCACACTCCTTGAGTGAAGAATACGGGTTGCTCTCCACGTATGGTGGCCGAACGAATTTCCCGATGACCTACAAAAACTTGGTCATCATCAGTGCGATCGTGATCGGCTATGGTGACATGGCGAAGCCAGCACACCGTTTTGTCGCATTCGACCAACGCAACGGCCAACCGGTCTGGTTCGAAGGCACAAGCTTGCTGCCGGAAGACACCACTTACAGTTCCCCTGTACTGACTTCGTTCAACGGGGAAGCGGCGATGGTGTTTGCCTCTGGCGATGGTGGCGTCCACGCCTTCCAACCAGAAACCGGCAAAAACATCTGGACCTACAACGTGTCGGCCCGCGGGATCAACACCACACCGGTCATCGCTGGCAACACCGTGATTTGCGGTCACAGTGAAGAAAACCTCGACACCACCAAAATGGGCGCGTTGTTCGCTATTGATGGACTGAAGAAAGGCGACATCACAAAGTCTGGTGAAATCTGGCGACAAACCGAATGGTTCGTCGGCAAGAGCACGCCAATTGTTGTCGACGGCCGCGTCTACGCCTGTGAAGACACCGGCACGATGATCATCGCCGACATCGAAACCGGCAAGAAGATCGACGAAGTTCGGCTCGGCGGTCCCATGCGGAGCAGCCCGATTTACGCGGATGGCAAAATCTACCTGCTTACGGAAAACGGACGTTGGTGGGTCTTCAAGCCGTCCGAAGATGGTGTCGAAACCGTTGAACGCGCTCGATTGCGAATCGGTGAATCGTACGGTTCGCCAATCGTTTCGCACGGCCGAATCTACATTCCTACAACTTACGGCCTGTATTGCATTGCATCCGCCGACGCGGAACCCGAAGCCGATCCACGTCCCGAACCACCAGCGATCACGCCGGTTGGGGAAGACGATCAACCCGCAACTGCCGCTGTGGTCCCCGTAGAATCAGTCTTGCGACCCGGGCAAAAACAACAGTTCCAAGTTCGCCTGTTCAATGAACGTGGCCAATATCTTGGGCTTGCCGACAAAGATAACCCGGCGAAGTTCACGCTTGAAGGTAAGGGTAAAATCGCAAGCGATGGGCAAACCTATGTCGCTCCATCGTCGAATGATGTCACCGCCGCCACCGTCGTTGCGACCATCGGCGATGTCAAAGCCGACGCCCGAGTCCGAACCTTCCCGCCCTTCCCATGGAAGTACACCTTCGACGATGGTGTCATTCCCGAACCGTGGGTTGGCGTGCGGTATCGTCACATTGTGATCGATTTCAATCTCTTCCGAGAACTCAACCAAATCGATCCACAAACCGCTCAACTCTATCTTGCGTTGATGACCAGCTTCACCAACGGCAACCCGAAAAAAGCGGTCTACGATGACAGCACCCCAAGAAAAACCTGGACCGATTTCGTCGCGTTCCTGGGGATTGGCCAAAGTGCAGGCAGTGTCGAAGAAGCGTCCAAGACCTTGGGACCAGCCTTGCAAACGTTGAAGGACAAAGGCGTCATTTCGGGTTCGAAATTCGACCGCTGGGAGAAAAAATTCGGTGCAGCCACACTCTCCGGGGTTCGATTGAGTGTGGATCGTGGTCCTCGCAAGATCGAGGGCAACGGCGTGATGATGAAGATCAGCACGATCCCGAAAGGTCAACGTAGCCAAGGTTGGATCGGCCCGATCGACCACGCCAATTACACGATCGAAGCCGACGTGATGGGTGCCGCCAAAGCGGGCAAGCTTCCCGACGTCGGTCTCATCGCTCAACGCTACACTATCGACTTGATGGGCGCGAGCCAACAATTGCAGATTCGAACTTGGCCACCGCAATTGCGAATGGCGAAGACGATGCCCTTCGAATGGAAAGCCGACACCTGGTACACGATGAAGTTGCAATCGTCTGTCGAAGGCGACAAAGCGGTCCTTCGCGGGAAAGTCTGGGAGCGGGACCAACCCGAACCGAAAGACTGGATGCTCGAAGCCGTCGACGAAAGCCCGAACGTTATCGGAAGTCCAGGTGTGTTCGGCAACGCCAAGGACTCTGAGGTGTTCTACGATCGCATTCAAGTCTATGCGAACGAAGAATAA
- the fhcD gene encoding formylmethanofuran--tetrahydromethanopterin N-formyltransferase has translation MTESPNLLEFDGVGIVDTFAEAFPIVGTRLIITACTERWAQVAAEQFSGFATSVIACDIEAAIERTWNSDETPDGRPGVSVLAFAFSRDALQTAVSNRVGQCVLTCPTTACYNGLEDTPREKQISIGGQLRFFGDGMQVSKKLGPRRFWRLPVMDGEFLCEDRFGTVKGVAGGNLILCGRTQAETLAATEAAANAMRAVPEVILPFPGGIVRSGSKVGSKYKKLKASTNDAYCPTVRPLTKSALSAETACVYEIVIDGLSEAPVRDAMKAGLHAAAKCPGLTQITAGNYGGDLGPFHFHLRELLAD, from the coding sequence ATGACCGAGTCTCCCAATCTGCTCGAGTTCGACGGGGTCGGGATCGTCGATACCTTTGCCGAGGCGTTTCCCATCGTCGGCACCCGGCTCATCATTACGGCATGTACTGAACGTTGGGCTCAGGTGGCCGCCGAGCAATTCAGCGGATTCGCCACCAGCGTCATTGCCTGCGATATCGAAGCCGCCATTGAACGAACTTGGAACTCCGACGAAACGCCTGATGGTCGGCCGGGCGTGAGTGTGTTGGCCTTCGCATTCAGTCGAGACGCGTTGCAAACCGCTGTCAGCAACCGCGTCGGTCAATGTGTGCTCACCTGCCCCACAACGGCGTGCTACAACGGCTTGGAAGACACGCCTCGCGAGAAGCAAATCTCGATCGGCGGGCAACTGCGGTTCTTCGGCGATGGCATGCAGGTCTCGAAGAAGCTTGGTCCGCGACGGTTCTGGCGGTTGCCGGTCATGGATGGCGAATTCCTTTGCGAAGATCGCTTCGGGACGGTGAAAGGTGTCGCCGGAGGGAATCTCATTCTTTGTGGACGAACGCAAGCGGAGACGCTAGCCGCGACCGAAGCTGCCGCGAACGCGATGCGAGCCGTTCCCGAAGTCATTCTCCCGTTCCCTGGTGGGATTGTCCGGAGTGGTAGCAAAGTAGGCTCGAAATACAAGAAGCTCAAAGCGAGTACCAACGATGCCTATTGCCCGACGGTTCGCCCACTCACGAAGTCGGCATTATCGGCGGAGACGGCTTGCGTCTACGAGATTGTGATTGACGGGCTGTCCGAAGCTCCAGTCCGCGACGCGATGAAAGCGGGGCTTCACGCCGCTGCCAAATGTCCGGGACTAACGCAAATTACGGCTGGCAACTATGGTGGAGATCTGGGGCCGTTCCACTTTCACCTCCGCGAATTGCTTGCGGATTAA
- a CDS encoding response regulator transcription factor, which produces MYNENQETVSNASATLPSETTEQPTVFVVDDEDAMRKSLCWLFESVQLKSRAFADAFEFLEFYDPSQPGCLVLDVRMPGMSGLELQEKLQADRIKIPIILLTGYGDVPMAVRGMKAGAVDFLEKPASDEVLLEHVHRALELDRQNRKAQAAYQAIIKRLKSLTPRETEVMEYVVEGQSSKAIAEELKISFKTVEAHRARIMKKMEAQGVPQLIHMRRQVPDEEL; this is translated from the coding sequence GTGTATAACGAAAATCAGGAAACGGTTTCGAACGCCAGCGCGACGCTGCCAAGCGAAACCACCGAGCAACCGACCGTTTTCGTGGTTGACGACGAAGACGCCATGCGAAAGTCGCTGTGTTGGCTTTTCGAGTCTGTTCAACTGAAATCGCGGGCCTTCGCGGACGCCTTTGAATTCTTGGAATTTTACGATCCAAGCCAACCCGGGTGTTTGGTCCTTGACGTCCGGATGCCGGGAATGAGTGGTCTGGAATTGCAGGAAAAGCTGCAAGCGGATCGGATCAAAATTCCGATCATTCTGCTCACTGGTTATGGTGATGTGCCGATGGCCGTGCGAGGAATGAAAGCCGGTGCGGTGGATTTTCTTGAGAAGCCGGCGAGTGATGAAGTGTTGCTGGAACACGTTCATCGGGCGTTGGAACTCGATCGGCAAAATCGCAAAGCTCAGGCAGCTTATCAGGCGATCATCAAGCGGTTGAAATCGCTGACGCCCCGAGAGACTGAGGTCATGGAATACGTCGTCGAGGGGCAATCCAGCAAAGCCATTGCGGAGGAACTGAAGATCAGTTTCAAAACCGTGGAAGCCCATCGAGCCCGCATTATGAAGAAGATGGAAGCGCAAGGCGTCCCGCAACTCATCCATATGCGAAGACAGGTCCCCGATGAAGAACTCTGA
- a CDS encoding DUF2029 domain-containing protein, which produces MNAPSAKRPLFWFVICVTAGLGMAAILNVDPLLSANDRSRWATVWSLSERGTYQIDEIIQNDDWDTIDKVRHDGHFYSSKPPLLPTIVAGVYEAIRATTGWNLTDDTDRAARSVLVIVNLLPLLIGLTVLSRFITRYMESEVTWAAVFLSAAFGTYLSTFSVTLNNHTPAAISVIFVLAALSRIVIDGSRSPGYFIVAGLFAAFACTCELPAALFGVATFLLLVKHDWLRTLLCFVPAALIPLAAFFVTNYLVTGGVKPFYAYYGTETYEYIHQGVPSYWMFPRGIDANTESTAVYFMHCVIGHHGILSLTPIFLFGWLGWFLPKTWKSPLRILHGLGALLTVAILAFYMSRTANYNYGGNTAGLRWAFWLIPFWLVGMIPVLDAWGQRRWFQFVVGVCLSISVYSMASAIGNPWRPSWLFDLMKQAEWIDYDAPAPKFERPLTTWIHSLPPDPTQKSWVEFESSDVDGTITTLRLTDGGRIQYANHDARTIIVDWNRGSADQRRETYYILEERFHAGRPPREFLVWPGGQAPSKAAQESARTFFRNMPKARGYNADHIRYLKTPLREDAIRCQQAASRVRFEPNDSSQAYWYRSDVWISDQVPFGCLRFETTVRVDGSNEPYRYRRFDITAASWLGDDPPYTDKTVRQK; this is translated from the coding sequence ATGAACGCTCCATCCGCGAAACGTCCGCTGTTCTGGTTTGTGATTTGTGTGACCGCCGGGCTGGGAATGGCGGCAATTTTGAACGTCGATCCGCTTCTCAGTGCCAATGACCGTTCCCGTTGGGCAACGGTGTGGTCGCTGTCGGAACGTGGGACCTACCAAATCGACGAGATCATCCAAAACGATGATTGGGACACGATCGACAAAGTCCGTCACGACGGGCATTTTTATTCGTCAAAACCTCCCTTGTTGCCCACGATTGTCGCGGGAGTTTACGAAGCGATCCGAGCGACAACCGGTTGGAATTTGACCGACGACACAGATCGCGCGGCTCGCTCGGTGCTGGTCATCGTGAATTTGCTTCCGTTGCTCATTGGGCTGACGGTTCTTTCGAGGTTCATCACACGCTACATGGAAAGCGAAGTTACCTGGGCGGCGGTGTTCTTGTCGGCTGCGTTCGGAACGTACCTGAGTACTTTCTCAGTTACATTGAACAACCACACGCCGGCCGCAATCAGTGTCATTTTCGTGCTGGCGGCGTTGTCCCGGATCGTGATCGATGGTAGTCGCTCGCCGGGATATTTTATCGTGGCAGGTTTGTTTGCCGCCTTCGCTTGCACCTGCGAACTGCCGGCGGCATTGTTCGGCGTGGCCACATTCCTGCTGTTGGTCAAACACGATTGGCTCCGCACATTGTTGTGTTTCGTGCCAGCCGCTTTGATCCCGCTTGCCGCTTTTTTCGTGACGAATTATCTCGTCACCGGTGGTGTGAAACCGTTCTATGCGTATTACGGAACCGAAACCTACGAATACATCCATCAAGGCGTTCCAAGTTACTGGATGTTCCCACGCGGGATTGACGCCAACACAGAATCAACCGCCGTCTATTTCATGCACTGCGTGATCGGACATCATGGGATTTTGTCGCTCACGCCGATCTTTCTTTTCGGATGGTTGGGGTGGTTCCTTCCCAAGACGTGGAAGTCTCCACTCCGGATTCTGCACGGCTTAGGAGCGTTGCTAACGGTCGCCATTCTCGCGTTCTATATGAGCCGGACGGCCAACTACAATTACGGTGGCAATACCGCGGGGCTTCGCTGGGCGTTCTGGCTGATTCCGTTCTGGTTGGTTGGGATGATTCCGGTTCTTGATGCCTGGGGACAACGGCGTTGGTTCCAATTCGTAGTCGGGGTGTGTCTTTCGATTTCCGTATACTCCATGGCTTCCGCCATCGGGAATCCCTGGCGACCGTCTTGGTTATTCGATCTGATGAAGCAAGCGGAATGGATCGACTACGACGCACCGGCACCAAAGTTTGAACGCCCATTGACGACCTGGATTCATTCCCTACCGCCCGATCCCACTCAGAAAAGTTGGGTGGAATTTGAATCCAGCGACGTCGATGGAACTATCACGACACTGCGACTGACCGACGGTGGTCGAATTCAGTATGCGAATCACGATGCCAGAACGATCATCGTCGATTGGAACCGAGGATCTGCGGACCAACGACGTGAAACGTATTATATCCTCGAAGAGCGTTTTCATGCCGGTCGCCCACCACGTGAGTTTCTAGTGTGGCCGGGAGGACAAGCACCGTCGAAAGCCGCTCAGGAATCCGCCCGCACGTTCTTCCGCAACATGCCCAAAGCCCGTGGGTATAATGCCGACCATATTCGGTATTTGAAGACGCCGCTACGCGAAGATGCCATTCGTTGTCAGCAGGCCGCGTCTCGCGTTCGGTTCGAGCCGAACGATAGCTCGCAGGCTTACTGGTATCGGAGTGATGTTTGGATTAGTGATCAGGTGCCATTCGGTTGTTTGCGATTTGAAACGACGGTTCGAGTTGACGGTTCCAATGAGCCGTACCGCTACCGTCGATTCGACATCACCGCCGCGAGTTGGCTCGGCGATGATCCGCCTTACACCGATAAAACGGTTCGTCAGAAGTGA
- a CDS encoding PAS domain-containing sensor histidine kinase yields the protein MEQESSVSLADYESLQKQLAELQAENEDLRREVLRYRASRDGDQRTGNHNAQSATEHQLSLVVDKAPIIFWSMDRHGIFTESRGRGLDLIGLGEGDAVGWSVWEMYREYPNILETIRNVLDGEELSETVYLDGTYFDTHYTPILSESRDEVVGVRGMSVVVTDREIARIAFQQTSEIFREAFVINALGLLVLTEDTLSVVDANTEFLGIVGCDRGEIVGQMLSQLPMFNDLDLFEKLRSEAFAYGRSNPVDTILKTKDGKEITVTVSADRLQVPHQDYVLMIVEETTKRRRVLRHFEEKQSELDGEFRQPYANWQRFAGELENLIKRRSPIEHADGQLTPVQDSKLSENALTYFLECVPDTVCTLDRSGTLLYVNRAQRPSRVEDLVGKSAYDFISPQKAEESRAVIQRVFETGEIMTQEVQSPGVDGVLRHFSCRIGPIRRFGRVIAVIVVATDMTKLFEAQDAVRRRQLEFERLAQLTSLGQMATMVAHEVNNPLAAIANFARGCIRRIQKMTSEPSETAAQTFQAQSAGLIDALEGVTEQANQASNSIRRLRRFLSSRGSASHRVATYQIIQEAVHWVTPIARVNGVEILLDVPDSLPNIAADPLQIEQVLVHLISNAVEAFAEHGRSPEETPPVVHLSAVVHQETLVKFTIADNGPGLSKEVLENLFEPFFTTKKTGFGMGLTMSRAIVEQYGGRLWRDEQNRPGVVFHFTLPISQGENPRV from the coding sequence ATGGAGCAAGAAAGTTCCGTCAGTTTGGCGGATTACGAGAGTCTCCAAAAACAACTCGCCGAACTCCAAGCCGAGAACGAAGATCTCCGCCGTGAGGTGTTGCGTTATCGTGCTTCACGCGACGGCGATCAGCGTACAGGCAATCACAACGCCCAATCAGCGACTGAGCATCAATTGAGCCTTGTTGTCGATAAGGCTCCCATTATTTTCTGGAGCATGGATCGGCACGGGATCTTTACGGAGTCTCGCGGCCGTGGTTTGGATTTGATCGGCTTGGGCGAGGGTGATGCGGTCGGTTGGTCGGTCTGGGAGATGTATCGAGAGTATCCGAATATCCTCGAGACCATCCGCAATGTTCTGGATGGCGAAGAACTTTCGGAGACGGTCTACCTGGACGGGACGTATTTCGACACGCATTACACGCCGATCTTGTCCGAGTCGAGGGACGAAGTCGTTGGAGTGCGGGGAATGTCCGTGGTGGTGACGGACCGTGAAATTGCACGTATCGCGTTCCAACAAACGAGCGAGATTTTCCGGGAAGCCTTTGTGATCAATGCACTAGGGCTGCTCGTGCTGACGGAAGACACTCTGTCGGTTGTCGATGCCAATACGGAATTTCTGGGCATCGTTGGTTGTGACCGGGGCGAGATTGTCGGGCAAATGCTCTCGCAACTCCCAATGTTCAATGATCTGGATTTGTTCGAAAAACTCCGATCGGAAGCGTTTGCATATGGGCGTTCGAATCCTGTCGATACGATACTGAAAACTAAGGACGGGAAGGAAATCACGGTCACGGTATCCGCCGATCGTCTCCAGGTTCCTCATCAGGATTATGTCCTGATGATTGTCGAGGAGACGACAAAGCGAAGGCGTGTTCTCAGACACTTCGAAGAGAAACAAAGTGAGCTTGATGGCGAGTTTCGTCAACCGTATGCAAATTGGCAACGGTTTGCCGGAGAACTGGAAAATCTCATCAAACGCCGTAGTCCAATTGAGCATGCCGATGGTCAATTAACCCCCGTTCAGGATTCAAAACTGAGCGAAAATGCGTTGACGTATTTCCTCGAATGTGTGCCGGATACCGTATGTACCTTGGACCGATCGGGAACACTTCTGTATGTGAATCGTGCTCAACGACCATCGCGTGTCGAGGACTTGGTGGGGAAATCGGCGTACGACTTTATTTCTCCTCAGAAAGCGGAAGAATCTCGTGCGGTGATCCAACGGGTCTTCGAGACCGGCGAGATCATGACTCAAGAGGTTCAAAGCCCTGGCGTCGATGGTGTTCTGCGACATTTTTCTTGTCGTATCGGTCCGATCCGGCGGTTCGGTCGTGTGATCGCAGTGATTGTGGTCGCGACGGACATGACCAAACTTTTCGAAGCACAAGATGCAGTTCGACGTCGGCAACTCGAATTCGAACGATTGGCGCAACTGACGTCATTGGGGCAAATGGCCACCATGGTGGCCCATGAAGTGAATAACCCGCTCGCCGCCATCGCCAATTTCGCTCGCGGTTGCATCCGGCGGATTCAGAAAATGACATCGGAGCCAAGCGAGACCGCTGCTCAAACGTTTCAGGCTCAATCCGCAGGTTTGATCGATGCCCTGGAAGGCGTGACCGAGCAAGCCAACCAGGCAAGTAACTCCATCCGCCGTTTGCGTCGGTTCTTGAGTTCTCGTGGTTCAGCCAGTCACCGAGTGGCGACTTATCAGATCATCCAAGAGGCCGTCCATTGGGTCACGCCGATCGCTCGTGTTAATGGTGTGGAAATCCTCCTGGATGTGCCGGACTCTCTTCCCAATATCGCGGCCGATCCCTTGCAGATCGAGCAAGTCTTGGTCCATCTAATTTCCAATGCAGTGGAAGCGTTCGCAGAGCATGGTCGGAGTCCCGAAGAGACCCCGCCCGTGGTGCATTTGTCGGCGGTTGTTCATCAGGAAACGTTGGTGAAATTTACCATTGCCGATAATGGTCCTGGACTTTCCAAGGAAGTTTTGGAAAACTTGTTTGAACCTTTCTTCACTACCAAGAAGACAGGCTTTGGTATGGGACTCACCATGAGTCGGGCGATTGTGGAACAGTATGGCGGTCGGTTGTGGAGGGACGAACAAAACAGACCCGGTGTCGTTTTCCATTTTACTTTGCCGATCTCCCAAGGAGAAAATCCTCGTGTATAA
- a CDS encoding MotA/TolQ/ExbB proton channel family protein — protein sequence MPELNDQPRKQQPQRSRLFRRFSCVALAIGLIWCCIPVFGQEPIPAEDFPPTAAAEDATTAADTDGAQDAEKSQRQAIPLTPREFAEALGWYFLAPFALASFIAIWFGIERLIVLRRGRVIPRAFVERFLDHMEQGKLDADSALQLCEENGSPVAEVFAHGVRKWGKPSVEVEQAIIDGGERQVSQLRRHLRVLNGVSTVTPLMGLLGTVVGMIMAFNQIASGDAMGKPEQLAFGIALALLTTAVGLSIAIPSLILYLYLSSRVDALVMEMDLLAQNVVHLISYEALAKEAGSGTKSRSRSTRKKAVS from the coding sequence GTGCCAGAATTGAATGATCAGCCCCGAAAACAACAACCACAACGGAGTCGTCTGTTTCGACGATTCAGTTGCGTGGCTCTGGCCATTGGGCTGATATGGTGCTGTATTCCCGTATTCGGTCAAGAACCGATTCCCGCTGAGGATTTTCCTCCAACCGCCGCGGCCGAGGATGCCACGACCGCTGCCGATACCGACGGTGCTCAAGACGCGGAGAAATCGCAACGCCAAGCGATTCCCCTCACACCACGCGAATTTGCCGAGGCGTTGGGATGGTACTTCCTCGCACCGTTCGCATTGGCGTCCTTCATTGCGATTTGGTTCGGAATCGAGCGATTGATCGTGCTCCGCCGAGGCCGTGTGATTCCACGGGCCTTCGTCGAACGCTTTCTCGATCACATGGAACAAGGCAAACTCGACGCCGATAGTGCGTTGCAACTTTGTGAGGAAAATGGCAGCCCGGTCGCCGAGGTCTTCGCCCACGGTGTCCGCAAATGGGGCAAGCCGAGTGTGGAAGTCGAACAAGCCATTATTGACGGTGGCGAACGGCAAGTGAGCCAATTGCGTCGGCACCTGCGTGTTTTGAATGGCGTATCGACAGTCACACCGCTGATGGGATTGTTGGGCACCGTCGTCGGGATGATTATGGCGTTCAATCAGATCGCCTCCGGTGACGCCATGGGCAAACCTGAGCAACTCGCTTTCGGCATCGCACTCGCGTTGCTGACAACAGCTGTCGGTTTATCCATCGCAATTCCCTCATTAATCCTCTACCTCTATCTGTCCAGCCGAGTCGACGCGCTGGTCATGGAGATGGACCTGCTCGCACAGAACGTGGTCCACCTCATCTCCTATGAGGCTCTTGCAAAGGAAGCTGGCAGCGGCACCAAATCCCGCAGCCGCTCCACACGGAAGAAGGCCGTTTCGTAA